DNA from Oryzisolibacter sp. LB2S:
CCGCCATGCGGGCAAAGCTGGCCTGGGCCTGTCCGTAGTCGCCCGTGGCGGACTGCGCGCGTCCCAAGGCATCGAGCAACGGCGGACTGTCCGGCAGGGCCGTGTTCGCCTTCTGCGCCACGGCCAGCGCCTCCTTGGGATCACCCACGCGCAGGAAGAACTCCGCAAGCAGTTGGTGCGCCATTGGGTTCCTGGGCGCGGCATCGACGGCCCGGCGCAGCAGGCCGATCAATTCCGTCTTGCCGGCACCCTGGGCCGCGCGCAGTTCCGCCAGCGCACGGTAGGCCAACACGTTGGCGGGCTGACGCTCGATCGCCCCCTCGAGGCGCGCACGAGCCGCGTCGGGACGCTTCTCGGCATTGTCCAGTCCCGCAAGCATGGCGATGGCCGGGAAATAGTTGGCATCCATTTGCAGCGCCTGCTCCAGGGCCTGTCGCGCGCCTGCACGGTCGCCCTTCTGCAGCAGCGCGCGCCCCCGCAGGACAACGGGCACGACGTCCGCGGGACGCTTCTTCTGCAGTTCATCGATGGCCTTCAGCGCGCGATCGACCTTGCCCTGATTGAGCAATGTGGCTATCTGCGCCATGTCTCCCACCACTCCCTCATCCGGGGCAGTGATGCCGTGAAACTCCGCGGGCACCGCGGGTTTGTCCGCAGCCAGGGACGCGAGTTGCACCGGACTCTGTTGCGCCTGCGCACCCGTCGCCAGCACCCACAAGGCCAGGGCCGCCGGCACGGCGACAGCCATGGAACGTGACAAAACAGCCTTCATGATCGTCCTCCAAGGTGATGCATCAACCAGAATTCGGGCCACTCGCCCGGCCCGATCCACCCGCTCGAATCAGGTGCGACGCTATGACAATGATAGTCTGCCGCGCCCGGTACACGCCACAAACCCATGCATCAGCCAAATGTTGCCAGTTGTCAGGTTTCGCTAAGGATATGCAAGCGCGAGCGGGCCGCGAACGCGCGCCATCTGCCCCATCTGAATAGGCGCAACCTATGTCCAGCGAAGCCGACTTGAACAAAACCCATGGGGCTGCTGCACCAGCATGCACCTACACTGGTTGCCAACAATGCGGCTCACGATGGTAAGGCCAGAGAACGCAGACACGAGGGAGGTTGGGAGTGCTCACAAGAATCATCAAGACACGGATGTCATCCATTGTTTCGACAAGGCTGGCATCCTGAGGGAATATCCGGACTGACAGATTGACGAGGGGTCTCCCTCGTTCTGGTCGACATGCACGCTTCGTCAGAAGCCCCGCATCTCAACCCCACCACAGTACAGGTCAGACATCCCTACCCAACAGGAGGACGCCGCATGAGTGCCGTATTGCAACCACAACAAGGTTTCTCGGTCCATTTCACGGGTCAAGCAGTATCACCACAGCAGGACAAAGCGCTTTTTCGATCCATCGAGCAGTTGCGCTATCAGGTCTACTGCGAGGAATGCGAGTTCCTGCCCGCGAGCGACTATCCCGAACAGCGGGAAACCGACGAGTACGACGCCAACTCGGCACATTTCGCGGCCTTGAACCAGACCGACCAGCTGGTCGGCTATGTGCGTCTGGTGTTCCCCGATGCGCTTCAGGCATTTCCATTCCAGACGCACTGCGTATCGGTACTGGACAACATCATCCTGCCGCCTGCGGCGCAGTCCGCGGAAATCAGCCGGCTCATGGTCCACAATACCTACCGCCGCCGTCAGGGCGAAAAACCGCCGGCAGGCATGCTGTCTCCTGACTACCAACCGCGGCCAGAGCCACCGGAAGTGCAGGAAAAGCGCAATCCATCGCCGCAAATCCTGCTCACGCTGTACCGAGAGATGTACCACTACAGCGTAAAAAACAACATTCGGTATTGGTATGCGGCCATGGAGCGCTCCCTGGCACGGATACTTACGCGCATGAACTTTGGATTCCAACAAATCGGGCCCTTCACCGACTACTACGGCCCGGTAGCACCCTATGTCGCCGACCTCAGAGTCCTCGAATACCAACTCAGCCAACGAGACCCCGCTCTATATGCCTGGATGCGCCAACCGCTGGCCGACACCTGAGCATTGATGGGTTTACTCTCCCTACTGCCCTCGTTCGCGCTGCGCGGCTTGCGCTGGCTCATGCTGCGCCAGGGCAGGCGCATGGGTGGCGCGCGCATGCTCGGGGCGGCACAGGCCCGTGCCCTGCGCATTGCCATGGATGCGGCCAGACACAGTCCGGCCTACGGGACACTGCTGCAGGAGCACGGCATTGACCCACAGCGGATCGGCCCCGACATCGACTGGCACAGCCTGCCCGTACTGACCAAGACCAACACCTTCGCGCGCTTTGCGCTGAACCAGCTCTCGCGCCCCCTGCCCGCCTCCATGCTGGCCGATGTGCTGACCAGTTCGGGCCGTGGTGGGCGCAGCTACGGCTTTCGCCTGACGGCGCGCGCCCAGCATGAGGAAGGCTGGTTCCCCATAGACCTCGGCCTGCAGGACATGTTTGGCGTGGACGACAAGCCCACCCTGCTCGTCAACTGCCTGCCCATGGGCGTGGTGTTTCGCTCGCGCGCGGTCGCCGTGGCCAATGTGAGCGTGCGCGAAGACATGGCCTGCTCCATCCTGCGCGACGTGGGCCCGAGCTTTGCCCAGACGCTGCTATGCGCTGACCCCTTGTTCATTCGCCGGCTGCTCGATGAAGGACAAAGGGCCGGCGTGGACTGGCCGGCGCTGCGCACCAGCGTCATCATGGGCGAGGAAGTGCTGGTGGAGGCTCAGCGCGACTACATCGCGGCGCGCATGGGCATCGACATCGACAGCGACCCGGAGCGCGTGGTCGGCAGCTCGTTCGGCGTGGGCGAACTGGGCCTGAACCTGTTGTTCGAGACCCGCGAGACCATCCGCATGCGCCGCGCCATGCGCAGAAACGCTGGGCTGGCCCAACTGCTCTGCGGTCCAGGCGCCACAGGCACCATCGATGCCGTGCCATCCGTCTTTTGCTACAACCCGCTGCGCAGCCATCTGGAAGTCCTCAACCCGGATGCCAGCGGATTCGGCGAGCTGTGCGTCACCATGCTGGACCCACATGCCGTCATCCCGCTGCCGCGCTATGCCACAGGCGATCTGGTCCGTCTCGTGCCCGAGCAGGACGCCAGACAGGCCGCGGCACTGCTCGGCATGGAGCCCCCCTGGCTACCCATGGTGCTGGTTCAGGGGCGTATCAAGGATCGCGCGACCGGCATGCCATCGGTCGAAAGCATCAAGGAACTGCTCTACCTGGACCACGCCATCGCCAATCGGCTCAGCGGTGCATTCCGTATCGAAAAGGCTGACAGTGGCCTTGTCCGCCTCAGGGTACAGGCCAACGCCACGGAGCCCGATGCCCAGGGTTTGCTGGAGCAACTGCGTGCACTGTCCAGCCAACATGGATTTCCTGCCATTGAGATTGAAGTGCTCGGACGCGATGCATTTCCCTGGCGGCCCATGCTGGACTTCGAGCGCAAGTTTGACTACGTCGGAACATTGTGACCGTCGGACTTTTTGACATCCACTTTCACGGAGAACAACAAACAAATTTGAAACTTGTTTAATTTCAATAGCTTAGACAAAACCAACGATTTGGCACGACTCCTGCCATATGAGGATTGAGGCTGTTTGAAATGCCCCCACACGGTGCTGTCGCGGCAATCA
Protein-coding regions in this window:
- a CDS encoding PEP-CTERM/exosortase system-associated acyltransferase; translation: MSAVLQPQQGFSVHFTGQAVSPQQDKALFRSIEQLRYQVYCEECEFLPASDYPEQRETDEYDANSAHFAALNQTDQLVGYVRLVFPDALQAFPFQTHCVSVLDNIILPPAAQSAEISRLMVHNTYRRRQGEKPPAGMLSPDYQPRPEPPEVQEKRNPSPQILLTLYREMYHYSVKNNIRYWYAAMERSLARILTRMNFGFQQIGPFTDYYGPVAPYVADLRVLEYQLSQRDPALYAWMRQPLADT